TGCTCTTAATAAATCGTCAGGTCATGTAAAGAGTCATTGCGAAACTGCCGTAGGCAGGCGTGGCAATCTCTTGGATAGTCATTCAAACAATAAGATTGCTTCGTCACTTCGCTCCTCGCAATGACAGAAAAAAAACGTCATTGCGAAACTGCCGTAAGCAGGCGTGGCAATCTCGCGGTGGGATTGTTTCATTGTAATGACTCGTTGGTAGCACTTACGATTACCCATTCCCGAATAACGATTCCCGAATAACGATTCCCGAATCCCGAATACATGGATCCTAGAACAGGCCCTCAAGCAGTTTCTCGACGGCCTTTTCCGTCTCTCCCCCGGAACCTTGCGGCAGTTTCTTCCGGATCTCGTCGAGCCCCTTGTTGATCCCCTTCTTCAGATAGAACTTTGAAAGCGCTCCTGTGACATACTGAACATCGAGGAAGGGGACCGGTTTCCGGACGGAACCTTTCAGCGTGAGCGGCAGGACCATCATCTGTTTCTCATTGAGAAGCGCTTCGAGGACGGCGGCCTTTTCAACCAGGCTTTTCGAGTGTCTCGGTGAAAGTATCACCCTTCCCTTCATGTCAAGGGCATCATTCTCCATATCGACGGAACCGGCAAACTCCGCAATGGAATCGGTCGCCTTGCTCGTCTGGATGTTTACGAGACGCAGTGATTCAACGTCTATGACGCCGCCCCGGAGCACGTATTTGAGATCGAGTGTTTCGAATTTCGTGGAGATATGCTTTGAAGCTTCCCCGCCTTCCGTTACGATGAACCTGCTCACTCCCTCAAGACCGAAAAGGGAATCCAGTACAGAGTCAACGAGATCGAAGTTTTTCCATTCTCCCTTGCTGATCGAAAACGTTCCTGACGAATAGAACGCTGCTTTTTTGTCGTCGGACGGCACCCCTTGAGCCTTGATATCTCCCGCCGCGGTCCCCGTGAAAAGACCGCCGTAGTCCGACAGTGCCGTCAGCACGCTGTTCACGTTTACCGCGTTGAAGACGGGATGGAATTCCCAGCTCTTCTCCTTCAGACGATATGCCCCTTTTCCGGTAAGGGAACCGCCGAAAAGCGCCGCGGAGAGCGCGTTGACGGTAAAGACCTCCGGTGAGTAAGCAAAGTCGGTGTGCACTGTGTCTATCGATATACCGGAAAGTGAACCGCCCGTGACATCGGCTACACCCGTTGCCGCTATGTCCTTTTTCCGTGTCCCCTTCACTGCGAGAGAAACCGTGTTGATACTTCCCTTCCGGACGGAACCTTCCTTTCCGGCTGCAGGCGGCAACTGAAATCCTATCTGTTGTGACTTGATCGCTGCTTCAAACCGGGAGTTGTCCACCGGCCCTTTCAGGGTGGCTTCCGCCGTCACCGTTCCCGTCAACCCATATGGCTTGAGAAGGGGGATAAGGGTTTCCCAGCCGGCAAGAACGAGAGGTTCCGTCCTGACGGCGATATCCGCCTGTGTCCCTTCTTTTCCGAGAGTGACCATGCCCTTCGCCCGGGTCGTAAGATTCTTCAGACCGACGGTCAGCTCCTCCATGGTGAGCGTGTTCCCCTTTTTGTCTCCCGTAAAATGGAGAGACCCGGGTATTCCCGCAGGTTTGGCGAATATCTCCCCGAATGTGACCGCCATGGCATCGATGATGACCGATGCATCGACCGAGAATTGTTCCGCCCTTCCCTTTGATCGCAGGGCAATGTCACCGGAGCCTTCGACCTTCAGGGCTTCCGGAAGGGTAATCATCGAGGCTGGCGCCACCGACAGAAGGGAATCGGGTCGGAGCCGTTCACCTTCCACAACAAGATCCCAGGCGACTCCATGGAGCAGGTCATCGACGGTTCCCGTCATCGTCAGGCGGTTGTCATTGACCGACAGCGCTGCCGACTCGAGGGCGAGGTGCTCGTTCTTGTAATTCAGCACGCCCTTGCCGTCGACAAGGATGTTCAGTTCTCCCGATGGTTCCTTCCACGCCGGCAGCTTCACGGCGAGGTCGTCAATCTTGATCGAAAGGTTCGTTGTGATATCGCCTGACAGCGCACCTTCGGCTGAGATATCGGCTGAAAGCGTTCCCGATGGTATATCAGGATTTTTCAGGTGGGGCATCTTCTTCAGTGACAGCTTATCGACCGAAAGGGTGCAGGCAAAGGGGGCATCGGCAGGGGCAAGGGGATTTCCGAGGGGACCGGCGGTTCCCTTGAGTTCAATGTTTCTTTTCCCCTGTTTGAAGAGGTCCAGGCTGATCGCAAATCTTACGGGATCGGTGAAAGAAATGTCGGCGAGGGATATGTTCAGGTCATCGATCACAAGCGGCTGCTCTCCGGGAAAGGTCAATTCGTCCCGGTAGCTGACATGCCCCTTCTCGATCTCAAAGTTCTTCACGAACAGGAGCGGCAGGGGCGGAGGGCTTTCCTGGACGGTTTCTTCACGTGCCTCCTTACCTTCCGTCGTACCGGGCGGCACCCGGTCTTCTTCGACGGTGACGTCCTTTCGCCCACCCGCCATGTCGGCAAAATTGAATATCCCTTTCTCGTTCCGGATCACCGAGATGACCGGCTCTTCAAGGATGACCCTGTTGACCTTCACCTCTTTTCTGATGAGCGGCATCAGCTCCACGCGGATACGCGCCTTTTTCAATGTCAGAAAATCCGAGTCGGAAAAGGCCGGATTGTCCGATACCCGCAGGTTCTGGATCTCCGCTCCGAGACCTGTAAGAATGGTGAGCTCGATATGATCGAAATCAACACTTCTGTGAAGCACCGGCTCCAGCCGTTCAAGGACAGGTCCCTTATAGCGGTCGAGATCCACCATGAAGGGTGCAGCGATAATAAGGACCACGCACGCGACCAGAAAGAGCACGACGGCGACGATGACTTTTTTCATTCGTCTTTCCCCCTTCCCCTCTGTGCGCCTGACACCCGGCGCCGTTGCATTTCTCTACCGGGCACCCGAAAGGGATGGCCGGTATCACTTCTTTTTCGTTTCGTCCTTCATCCTGTTCTTGAGGATATCACCGAGGGTACCCATCGAGGGAGAAGCGGTATCCACCATATATTCATGATACTCCTCGTCATCCTTCTTTTCGGCTCCTCTTTCCCCCTCGCCGGCCGAAACGGGCAGGGCCAGTGAAATGCGCCTGTTTTCGGCATCAACGGACTCCACCACCACGTCCATCCGCTGTCCCTCTTCGACCACGTCACTGGGGTGATTGATCCGCCTGCCCCTTCCCAGTTTTGATATGTGCACGAGGCCGTCAACACCGTCCTCGAGGGTCACGAAAGCGCCGAATTTCGCCAGGCGGGCGATAACACCACTGTAGGTCGCACCCTCGATATATTTTTTCTGCACGGAATCCCAGGGATCGGGCAGTGTCGCCTTCATGCTCAGCGAGATCCGGTCTTTCTCCCAGTCAAGGTGGAGAATGACGACTTCCACCTCATCCCCGGGAGAAATATGATCGCTGATCCTTTCCACTCGCCCCCAGCACATTTCCGATATCGGGATGAGACCCTGGATCCCGTCAAGATCGACAAAGGCACCGAACTTCTGAACGGATGTGACCTTTCCCTTGATCCGCATGCCCTCCTGCAGCGTGCCGCGAAGTTCTTCCTTCTTTTTCCGCAGTTCTTCCTCCATGACCGCGCGATTGGAAATGATGATGTTCCTGCCTTTTTCTCCATACTCGGTAATGATGAAGGAAAGATGCCGTCCCTCGTATTCACCGGGATTTTCGATACGCTGCATCCCCATCTGAGAAAAGGGACAGAACGCCCGTGTCTTGCCGGCGAGGCGTACCTGAAAACCGCCCTTTACTTCCTTTTCTACCTGGCCTTCAACAGGTATTCTGTTCCGGTAGGCCTGTTCCAGGAACTGCCTGCCCGATTCCCCCCTGCCGATCCTGGTGGTAAAGAGCATTTCATTGTTTCTGGAAGACAGAAAATACGCCGTCACACTGTCGCCGACGGAGACCGACAGTTGACCTTCACTGTCCATCAGTTCCTTTACATCCAGGTATCCCTCACTTTTTCCTCCAAGATCGAGGAATATCCAGTCCGGGGTAATGTCAACGATCTTTGCCTCCACCATTTGACCCGGTTTCAATCGCTCTGTTCCGGCGAGATTCTGTTCGAGAAGTTCCTCAAAGCTTTCCATTTCGGAAGCTTTCGGTTCGTTTGTTCGTTCATCATTCATACAAATACCGTGTTACTCCTTTCACTCTGCTGTTTTTGATGTTAAACCGGCGCATCTTTTACCACAGACTGCCCGTTCCCGCCAGTCATCTGTCATCGGATCAACACCAAAAAATAAGATCGGACAACGCCGCATCCCGACATTGTCGTTTCCGTATCGAATTGGGCTACCATACCAGATAATTGAAGATGAATATATGACAACTTCATTTCATCCGCGGCAGAACGATGATTTTTACGGGGTCATCAATGAGTTTTTGGCAATAATGATTTTTTCTGATACCCTGTGGGCGAATTGAACGGAAACCCGGGGACACGATCAGGATACCGCCATGACCCTCAGAAATGATATCGCACCTCTTGTAGAAACCATCATAGAACCCGTGTATCTGGTCGGAGGATCGGTACGGGACCACCTTATGGGCCTTGAACCGAAAGATTATGATTTCGCGACGCCCCATGCCCCGGAAATGATCGAAGCATCCATTCGCCGTTCCGGCAGAAAACCGTTTCTGACGGGTAAACGATTCGGAACGATAGGAGTAAAGATCGCCGGCACATTGGTCGAGATCACCTCCTTCAGAACCGAAACATACCGCAGGGGAAGCCGAAAACCCGATGTGGAGTTCGTCGATGATCTTTCCGCGGATCTCAGCCGCCGGGATT
The sequence above is a segment of the Deltaproteobacteria bacterium genome. Coding sequences within it:
- a CDS encoding AsmA family protein; this encodes MKKVIVAVVLFLVACVVLIIAAPFMVDLDRYKGPVLERLEPVLHRSVDFDHIELTILTGLGAEIQNLRVSDNPAFSDSDFLTLKKARIRVELMPLIRKEVKVNRVILEEPVISVIRNEKGIFNFADMAGGRKDVTVEEDRVPPGTTEGKEAREETVQESPPPLPLLFVKNFEIEKGHVSYRDELTFPGEQPLVIDDLNISLADISFTDPVRFAISLDLFKQGKRNIELKGTAGPLGNPLAPADAPFACTLSVDKLSLKKMPHLKNPDIPSGTLSADISAEGALSGDITTNLSIKIDDLAVKLPAWKEPSGELNILVDGKGVLNYKNEHLALESAALSVNDNRLTMTGTVDDLLHGVAWDLVVEGERLRPDSLLSVAPASMITLPEALKVEGSGDIALRSKGRAEQFSVDASVIIDAMAVTFGEIFAKPAGIPGSLHFTGDKKGNTLTMEELTVGLKNLTTRAKGMVTLGKEGTQADIAVRTEPLVLAGWETLIPLLKPYGLTGTVTAEATLKGPVDNSRFEAAIKSQQIGFQLPPAAGKEGSVRKGSINTVSLAVKGTRKKDIAATGVADVTGGSLSGISIDTVHTDFAYSPEVFTVNALSAALFGGSLTGKGAYRLKEKSWEFHPVFNAVNVNSVLTALSDYGGLFTGTAAGDIKAQGVPSDDKKAAFYSSGTFSISKGEWKNFDLVDSVLDSLFGLEGVSRFIVTEGGEASKHISTKFETLDLKYVLRGGVIDVESLRLVNIQTSKATDSIAEFAGSVDMENDALDMKGRVILSPRHSKSLVEKAAVLEALLNEKQMMVLPLTLKGSVRKPVPFLDVQYVTGALSKFYLKKGINKGLDEIRKKLPQGSGGETEKAVEKLLEGLF
- the rpsA gene encoding 30S ribosomal protein S1; protein product: MESFEELLEQNLAGTERLKPGQMVEAKIVDITPDWIFLDLGGKSEGYLDVKELMDSEGQLSVSVGDSVTAYFLSSRNNEMLFTTRIGRGESGRQFLEQAYRNRIPVEGQVEKEVKGGFQVRLAGKTRAFCPFSQMGMQRIENPGEYEGRHLSFIITEYGEKGRNIIISNRAVMEEELRKKKEELRGTLQEGMRIKGKVTSVQKFGAFVDLDGIQGLIPISEMCWGRVERISDHISPGDEVEVVILHLDWEKDRISLSMKATLPDPWDSVQKKYIEGATYSGVIARLAKFGAFVTLEDGVDGLVHISKLGRGRRINHPSDVVEEGQRMDVVVESVDAENRRISLALPVSAGEGERGAEKKDDEEYHEYMVDTASPSMGTLGDILKNRMKDETKKK